In Mangrovivirga cuniculi, the following proteins share a genomic window:
- a CDS encoding beta/alpha barrel domain-containing protein yields the protein MDTASLKNKIAQTQLIPVFYHSDEVVAVEIVKAAYNAGIRAFEFTNRGKEAVDVMKALIDNRNEYPDMALGIGTIMSQEDALKFIDIKVDFIVAPILDKDTAEQCKRSQISWTPGCGTVTEVVQAAKIGADLIKVFPGNVLGFDFVKAVKSVMPGVDIMPTGGVKPTKENLSEWFNAGVFCVGMGSQLFDKSNIKNKNWKAVEKDMSTAVELIKDLN from the coding sequence ATGGATACAGCCTCATTAAAAAATAAGATCGCCCAGACTCAACTTATACCTGTGTTTTATCATTCAGATGAGGTGGTTGCTGTGGAGATAGTAAAGGCAGCTTATAATGCTGGAATCAGGGCTTTTGAGTTTACTAATCGTGGTAAAGAGGCTGTTGATGTTATGAAAGCATTAATAGATAATAGAAATGAATACCCTGACATGGCCTTAGGAATCGGGACAATTATGAGCCAGGAAGATGCTCTTAAGTTTATCGATATCAAAGTAGATTTTATTGTTGCTCCGATTTTGGATAAAGATACTGCTGAGCAATGTAAACGATCTCAAATATCCTGGACACCCGGTTGCGGTACTGTTACTGAAGTTGTCCAGGCAGCTAAAATTGGCGCTGACCTGATTAAGGTATTTCCAGGGAATGTATTAGGTTTTGACTTTGTTAAAGCTGTAAAAAGTGTCATGCCTGGTGTCGATATTATGCCAACAGGAGGTGTAAAGCCCACAAAAGAAAATCTTTCAGAATGGTTTAATGCTGGTGTGTTCTGTGTAGGAATGGGGTCTCAGCTTTTTGATAAGAGTAACATTAAAAATAAAAACTGGAAAGCTGTAGAAAAGGATATGTCTACTGCAGTCGAATTAATTAAGGACTTGAATTAA
- the uxaC gene encoding glucuronate isomerase, which yields MGTIIQENFLLQNEPAQRLYHEFAKDEPIIDYHCHLPPEELGEDHQFENLTQIWLKGDHYKWRAMRTMGVDEKFITGSASDKEKFMWWAKTVPMTIRNPLFHWTHLELNRYFGIDEYLNEESAESIYDRCNELLATKEFSARGIPKKMNVRVICTTDDPTDNLEYHKQMAKEGYEVKVYPTFRPDNILKAEDTVFLRGYISKLSHVSGIDISSLKNLIDALQKRVDYFHDQGCRLSDHGLNYIDSDDFDESAVSKTFHKIIDGNGSLNNDEISSYKSYILYQLGIMYHARNWTQQFHLGALRNNNQRLLDNLGPDVGVDSIGDFSQAVAMSKLFNKLDQANSLPKTIIYNLNPADNEVFATMTGNFQDGSVPGKMQFGSAWWFLDQKDGMEKQINALSNMGILSQFVGMLTDSRSFLSYPRHEYFRRTLCNLIGTDMQNGELPIDYDWIGGIVKDICYGNAEKYFGFEK from the coding sequence ATGGGAACAATAATACAAGAAAATTTTTTATTACAGAATGAACCAGCTCAGCGTTTGTATCATGAATTCGCGAAAGATGAGCCAATAATAGACTACCATTGTCATTTGCCTCCTGAGGAATTGGGAGAGGATCATCAGTTTGAAAATCTAACTCAAATTTGGCTTAAGGGAGATCATTATAAATGGCGTGCTATGCGTACAATGGGCGTTGACGAAAAGTTTATTACAGGATCAGCTTCTGATAAGGAAAAATTTATGTGGTGGGCTAAGACTGTGCCTATGACTATTCGAAATCCTTTATTTCATTGGACTCATTTAGAACTGAATAGATATTTCGGAATTGATGAATATTTAAATGAGGAATCAGCAGAATCTATATACGATCGCTGTAATGAACTACTTGCAACAAAGGAATTTTCTGCAAGAGGGATTCCGAAAAAAATGAATGTCAGGGTAATTTGTACAACTGATGATCCAACGGATAACCTTGAATATCATAAGCAGATGGCAAAGGAAGGATATGAAGTTAAGGTTTATCCGACTTTCAGGCCTGACAATATTTTAAAGGCAGAAGATACAGTTTTTCTTAGAGGATATATCTCTAAGTTGTCTCATGTTAGTGGTATCGATATTTCATCATTAAAAAATCTGATAGACGCTCTCCAAAAAAGAGTTGATTATTTCCATGATCAGGGCTGCAGGCTTTCCGACCATGGTCTCAATTATATTGATTCAGATGATTTTGATGAATCTGCAGTTTCAAAAACCTTCCATAAAATTATTGATGGAAATGGTTCCTTGAACAATGATGAAATCTCTTCCTATAAATCATATATTCTATATCAATTAGGAATAATGTATCATGCCAGGAACTGGACTCAACAATTTCATCTTGGTGCATTAAGAAATAACAACCAGCGATTATTAGATAACCTGGGACCTGATGTTGGTGTGGATTCAATCGGTGACTTTTCACAGGCTGTTGCAATGTCTAAATTGTTCAACAAACTTGATCAGGCTAATTCCCTACCGAAAACCATTATATATAATTTGAACCCGGCTGATAATGAAGTTTTTGCTACTATGACTGGAAACTTTCAGGATGGATCAGTGCCAGGTAAAATGCAATTTGGTTCTGCCTGGTGGTTTCTCGATCAAAAAGATGGTATGGAAAAACAGATCAATGCGCTGTCAAATATGGGTATATTAAGTCAGTTTGTAGGTATGCTGACTGATTCCAGAAGTTTTCTTTCTTATCCAAGACATGAGTATTTCAGAAGAACACTTTGTAATCTGATCGGAACCGATATGCAAAATGGGGAGTTGCCGATTGACTACGACTGGATAGGTGGGATCGTAAAAGATATTTGTTATGGAAATGCTGAAAAATACTTCGGGTTTGAAAAATAG
- a CDS encoding TRAP transporter substrate-binding protein, which translates to MKNRVLNIALILAFVFFTGCDRTGDIREIKLGHALDTSHPVHKGMVYMAERLKEKSGGKLTIKIYPGQQLGSERELVELLQIGSLGMTKVSSGTLENFAPGMKIFGLPFLFQDRDHAFRVLDGEVGQELLSESEDFWLKGLTFYDAGSRSFYTKTRPVKEPEDLKGLKVRVMESASAMDMVRALGGSPTPISWGELYTALQQGIVDGAENNPPSFQFSRHYEVCKFYTIDEHTMLPDVLIMSTIVWKSLDDQEKQWLMEAAEESTEYQRKIWKEAEEEALRVVQEAGVEIIYPDKSEFKAKVDDMYDEYKKDNTMADLINRIESLRNEN; encoded by the coding sequence TTGAAAAATAGAGTTTTAAATATTGCCCTAATTCTAGCCTTTGTATTTTTTACAGGCTGCGACCGAACTGGTGATATACGGGAAATTAAATTAGGCCATGCTTTGGATACTAGTCATCCGGTTCACAAAGGGATGGTTTATATGGCAGAACGCCTGAAAGAAAAATCCGGCGGAAAACTAACTATTAAAATATACCCGGGACAGCAACTTGGATCCGAAAGAGAACTAGTAGAGCTTCTTCAGATAGGAAGTCTCGGAATGACTAAAGTATCTTCGGGAACTCTTGAAAATTTTGCTCCGGGAATGAAGATTTTTGGTTTACCATTTCTTTTCCAGGACAGAGATCATGCATTCAGAGTTCTGGATGGAGAAGTAGGTCAGGAGCTTCTTTCTGAAAGTGAAGATTTCTGGCTAAAAGGACTGACATTTTACGATGCCGGTAGTCGAAGTTTTTATACAAAAACCAGGCCTGTCAAGGAACCTGAAGATTTAAAGGGATTAAAAGTCAGGGTTATGGAAAGTGCTTCAGCCATGGATATGGTCAGAGCTCTTGGAGGCTCGCCAACACCAATTTCCTGGGGTGAATTATATACTGCTCTACAACAAGGAATTGTTGATGGAGCTGAAAATAATCCACCAAGTTTCCAATTTTCCAGACATTATGAAGTATGTAAATTTTACACAATTGATGAGCATACTATGCTACCAGATGTGCTAATCATGTCGACTATAGTATGGAAATCTCTTGATGATCAAGAAAAACAATGGCTGATGGAAGCGGCAGAAGAGTCAACCGAATATCAAAGAAAGATCTGGAAAGAAGCAGAAGAGGAAGCACTTCGTGTAGTACAGGAGGCTGGGGTTGAAATAATCTACCCTGACAAATCTGAATTTAAGGCTAAAGTTGATGATATGTATGATGAATATAAGAAAGACAATACAATGGCCGATTTAATTAATCGCATAGAAAGCTTGAGAAATGAAAACTAA
- a CDS encoding sugar kinase, with product MAQITTFGELLLRLSPPGYQRLSQADKLELNVGGAEANVAVALGQWGHKPILLSCLPDNDLGKMVSQKLTGLKVNIDKVQYNSGRLGLYFLELGVGLRGGRVVYDRNDSVFSLVEPSIWNWNNVLQHSNWFHWSGITPALSKNAFSSLSDALKHASEKNINVSVDLNYRANLWKWGEDPTKICPDLVSKSKILITNEEATKKMLGIDVDYITEEINQDGYDRMAKELFSAYPNLTQIFIPIRRTIDASENMVTLYGNDKSEGYLSKGINVKNIVDRVGAGDAMTAAIIHNLSNNQKLSDTVELGVAASALKHSVPGDFLIADLNELEAIVKGEKSKINR from the coding sequence ATGGCACAAATCACAACATTTGGAGAATTATTACTCAGATTAAGCCCTCCCGGATATCAGCGTTTAAGTCAGGCAGATAAACTTGAGCTCAATGTAGGAGGAGCAGAAGCAAATGTTGCCGTTGCCTTAGGTCAGTGGGGTCATAAACCTATTTTATTAAGTTGCCTGCCAGACAATGATCTTGGAAAGATGGTTAGTCAAAAGTTAACAGGTTTAAAGGTCAATATAGATAAGGTACAATATAATTCGGGGAGATTAGGATTATATTTTCTCGAACTGGGTGTTGGACTGAGGGGAGGAAGAGTTGTTTATGACAGAAATGATAGTGTATTTTCATTAGTAGAGCCGAGTATCTGGAACTGGAACAATGTTTTACAACATTCAAATTGGTTTCATTGGTCAGGAATCACTCCTGCATTATCAAAAAACGCTTTTTCATCACTTTCAGATGCGCTTAAACATGCTTCTGAGAAGAATATTAATGTATCTGTCGATTTAAATTATCGAGCAAATCTCTGGAAATGGGGCGAGGACCCAACAAAAATTTGTCCTGATTTAGTTTCTAAATCTAAGATTCTTATAACAAATGAAGAGGCGACAAAAAAAATGCTTGGTATCGATGTCGATTATATAACTGAAGAAATTAATCAGGATGGCTATGATCGGATGGCTAAAGAGTTATTTTCTGCATATCCTAATTTAACTCAGATATTCATTCCTATAAGAAGAACAATAGATGCTTCCGAAAATATGGTGACCCTTTATGGAAATGATAAAAGTGAAGGGTATTTGTCAAAGGGTATAAATGTAAAAAATATTGTAGACCGGGTAGGTGCTGGTGATGCTATGACTGCCGCGATAATTCACAATCTCTCTAACAATCAGAAATTATCTGATACAGTTGAACTAGGTGTTGCAGCTTCAGCATTAAAACATTCAGTACCAGGGGACTTTTTGATCGCCGATCTCAACGAACTTGAAGCGATTGTAAAAGGAGAAAAATCAAAAATTAACAGATAA